AAAAGGTGGAGATATGAAAAGAAAACCGCTCGACAGAGTGATCAGGTCGATGGAAAGGTTCTCACCTGATACGCTGGAGCGGTTTATGGATATGCACAAAGAGTTTTCTATTTCCGACGGATGACTATGTGGTGGGATTCGGTTATCACCACATCCATGCGTACATCATGGGGGTCGGTGTCTATGCCTTCTTCTATAAGCTGGAAGTCGTAGCCGACCCCTATTTTTGTGGCTTTGCTTCCTGTAAGCAATCGGTCATAATACCCTTTGCCCCTGCCTACGCGGTTGCCTTGACGGTCGTATGCGACTGCTGGCACTATTATCAGTTCAATATCGTTGATGTCGGTAGTGTCGTCGCCTGTAGGCTCCTCTATCTGAAATGAGCCTAATGACAGTCGAGTCTCGTCGTAAGGGAGTATGTCGAGGTTTACACCGTTGACACGTGGCAGATAGAAGTGCTTCTTCGATGCCCAGCGGTCTATGAACTTATGGGTTGATAGCTCGTCAGGAAGAGAGTGGTACATGAGTATTCTGTCGGCAAGCATGAACGCTGCCGTCTTTTCCAGTATGGAGAACACTTTCTCAGCAGCTGAATTTTTTTCAGCTGCATCAAGCATAGTTTTGCGGGCCTTGATCCTGCGTCGTATATCGTCCTTATTCATTGTCCTTCTTCGCGTTGCTGTCGGTTATAGGGAAAGCTGATTTGCCTGAATTCAAGGCTTCAAGTGCTGCAAGGACAGTCGGATCTGAATCGTTCATCACTTCGTAGTATCCCTGCACGCCATGTATGTTGCGGGCAATCATTGCTTTTAAGCTATTAACAAGCAGGTCGCGTGAAAGGTTTATGTAATACCACCGTGGTGCTACTCCGTTTTTCTGTGCGTAGTTCACGAAGTTCTGGAGTAGAGTGTCGTCATCAGGCAGCATTGTCAGGAGCTCATGGCCGTCTTTGCTTTTTGACAGGTTTGCACGGTTTGCATCTGTGTATTCAAAGGTGTATTTCGGTATGAGCCCAGCATTTATCACATTTATATAATAGGATGTGATTCCGGTTGAATCGTTTGGGACGAATATGTCGGGAGTGATTCCGCCTCCGCCATATACAGTCCTGCCGTGGAGTGTGGTGAATTCAAGGGACTTATCCTGTTTGATGGAGTCTGCGCTATAGAGCTCGCCATGCTCGAAACGGTTGAGCAGTTCACGCTCGTAGTCCACTCCTGGGGCATATGTTTTCTGGATGCATCTGCCTGAGGGGGTGTAGTAGCGAGCTATTGTGAGGCGGAGGGCGCTGCTGTCAGGGAGCTCAAGCTGATTCTGGACAAGTCCTTTTCCGAATGAACGGCGTCCGATGATGAGTCCGCGGTCGTTGTCCTGCATGGCACCGGCGAAGATCTCGCTTGCGCTTGCCGATATCTCGTCAAGGAGCACCACTAATTCTTTATCTTTAAAAGAGCCTGACCCATCGCTCATTGTGGCATTGTCGCGAGATCTGTTTTTCCCTTTGATGGCTACAATAGGGCTCCCTGACGGAAGAAACTCATTTGCCATAAGTACAGCATGGTCCATGAATCCACCTCCGTTTCCGCGAAGGTCGATTATGAATCTTTTAGCTCCGTCAGCCATCAGTGTCACCATGGATGTAAGGAACTCACTGTAGGTTGTGGCTCCGAACTTATTGATCTTGATGTATCCCACTTCGTCGTCGATGAAGTAGGAGGCATCGATTGACGTCACAGGTATGTCATCGCGCTTCACATCATATGGCAATAGCTCCTTGGCGGTAGGTCTTTTTATGCCGAGACGCACGGTCGAGCCTTTGGGGCCTCGAAGATTGCTCATCACTTTGCTGTTAGTCCATTTCTGTCCTGCAACAAGAGAATCGTTGATAGTGATGATACGGTCGCCAGGCAGTATACCCACTTTTTCGGACGGTCCGCCGGATATCACTTCAAGCACGTTGATGGTGTCGCCAAGCATATTGAATGATATGCCTATGCCTGAGAATGAGCCTTCAAGCTCTTCGTTGACACTTTGTAGATCTGATGCGGGTATATATACAGAGTGTGGATCGAGATGGGATATTATTTCTGGAAATGAAACTTCAAGAATGCTGTCCGTGTCGATTTCATCGACGTAATTCTTGTTGATAAGCTCAAGGATGGTGTCAAGCTTTGAGCGGGAGTCCCATCCGTGGTAGTTGTTGAAGAAGGTTTTGCCTATCCACATCCCTCCTACAAGGGCTAACGCCAGTGCCAGGGGCATCCAGACTCCGGGGTTCTTAAGGCGATTGTTCATAAGAGTGTTAGAGCGGGTCTAAAAAACTAATGTTAATGAGTATCAGGTATGTGTCGACATTCTATGCCTGCACGGTTGAGAAGGTCGATTCCGTCGGTTATACGATAGAGCTCGTTGAATACAACTCTGCGTATGCCCGCCTGTATGATCAGTTTGGCGCAATCCAGGCATGGTGATGCGGTGATATACAGGGTGGCTCCTTCGCTTGAATTATTGGAGCGAGCCACCTTGGTTATAGCATTTGCCTCGGCATGTAACACGTAGGTTTTGGTAACACCGTCAGCATCCTCACAGATGTTTTCAAATCCTGCGGGGGTGCCGTTGAAACCGTCAGAAATGATGGTGCGGTCCTTCACAAGAAGCGCACCTACCTTTCGACGTTCGCAATAGGAGTTTTCAGCCCATATCCGCGCCATGCGCAGATAACGCTTGTCAAGAATTTCTTGCTTACCGGAAAGATCCATAAAGGTTGTTTCAGATTACGGTGCAAAGGTAGGCATTTTCCGTTAACTGTTCAACTCTTTTCCCTATTCTTTAAGTATTATCGGGTGTTAAGTATCTGTTCGGCGTGATTCTTGGTCTTCACTTCTTTTGGCGATATGATTCGAGTGACTGTGCCCTCTGGTGATATGATAAAAGTGGTGCGGAATGTGCCCATATATTTGCGTCCGTACATGGATTTTTCTCCCCATACTCCAAATTCGTTTACGAGTTTATGGTCGGAATCGGTTATGAGTGGGAATGGGAGTGAATTTTTGGCTATGAACTTTTTGTGGGAATCCGCGCTGTCGACGCTTACACCTATCACCTGGTATCCGGCATCGATGAGTGCCTGATAGTTATCGCGAAGGTTGCATGCCTGGGCGGTGCAGCCCGATGTCGAGTCCTTTGGATAGAAATATAGTGCGATGCTACGGCCGGGGTAGTCGCTTAATTTTACTTCATTGCCGTTCTGGTCAATTCCGAGCATGTCGGGAATCCTGGAGCCTATTTCCATAATCTTAATTTGTGCGGTTTAATGTGAGGCTGATGGTGTGTGCTCACTTGTTGTATGCTGTAATTGTTCTTAGGTCCTTGCGTGGAAATGCATCTATGTACGAACCTGGTGTTGCGTTGTAAATTTCTATATTGCGAGCATCGGCGTATCTTTTGACTTCGTGATGGCTCTTAAACGCAATCTGGAATCTTAGCAGGAGTTCATGAAGATGTATATCCCGGTATAGGGTTGCGACCCTTTTGAGTTCCTCCTCGCCGTCTTTATAGAAATGAGGCTGTATGCTCACCACATAGTTGTCGTCATTTACCTCAAGGGTCTTGAGCCAGCTATGGTCAGCTCCGAGAAGTATTATTTCTTTATATCCTGCCCATATCCCTGCCATTATTGATGGGATGAGCACGTTGCGGGGGCGGGGGAGTCCTCTTCCGGCGTCAAAGGCTATATCTTTTAGCTTGTTGAATCCGTCGATACCTACTGTATTGAAGTTCTCGATATGTATATGAGGATTGCTAAGTCCTATGGATGTTGCGGAGTATTTTACAGGAAGGTATAATGTCATGTCCCAATCCACCTCATTGTTGAGGTTTCGGAAGAGTTTTGTGACATTAGGATCAGATGGTGGACTCTGAAAAAAATGCGGGTCCATAAGCAGATAGTATTTGGGTCGGAGGCTTATGAACTCGGGGGTGTTGGCGGCAAAATTAACAGATAGGGTGTCGTTGGAAAGCAGTATGTCCATATCGTTTGCCAGATTGTCGGCAAGTGACGGTCCGTTGCCAAGGATTATCAGTCGCTTGCCATTATGGTCAGAGTTTTTTATGGATGGTTGCTGCGACTGTATGGCAAGTTTTACAAGGCTTTTCAGTGACTGTCCTGTAAGGCTGAGAATGTCTGATACACGATCTGCGAGCATCGGTTGATTTATTCTTTTCAAATTTGAAACAAAGTTACCAAGAATCGTTAATCTGACCAAATAAAAGCCGCATCATTTTTAGGTCCAGTTACTTGAACTCAGTAAAAATGATGCGGTGATATCGATCTTAAAGTGATATGTGTATCACTTTTTCATTGCTCATTCAGCCACCCTCACTCTGGATGAAGCGAATACATTCAGATCGAGCGAAGTCACAATCTCTTTCATGGCAAATGCCGCCTTATATGGAATAGTACCGTTGACCAGTTCAGGCGAGAATGTGGCTATTGCTCCGAATCCGGGGATTACAGCGAGTAGGCCTCCGCCGAAGCTCGATATGGCTGGCACTCCGGTGATCATAAGCCATGGTCTTCTTATGCTTTTTGGTCCTTTTGCGGCTATCATGGCCACAATTGACTCAGAAATTTTGCTGTCAAACACATGCTCTTGGGATGCCGGATTCATTCCGTCGGATGCAATTGTAGCACCCATCTCTGCAAGCTGTGCAGTGGTTACCAGCATTGAATTTAGTTTGTTAACTATGTCAATTGCCACAGTTGCATTGTCGTATAGTTCGTAGCCTGCTTCTGCAAGTCTGTTTTCGATGCGGTTATCGATATTGGCTTTGACATTAGCCTTATACATTGCATCGTCCAGCACCGGTGAAGAGCCCATAAGTGATATCATCAAGTCGGATAGTATTGCCATTTTACCATCACTGTCGCCGGTGGGTTCGATTAGGCTTGCGAGACGCAGGCTTTTGGCGTGTAGTCCTGTAGGCTTTTCAACGTTTGATGAGTGGCACGATATCCCACATTTCCCCATCTTGTGAACAAGGTCGTGAGGGCTCATTTGGCTGTAAAGCTGTATGTACATAGGTATGCGCATCATTGATCCTATGGCAAATGCAGCTTCGGTGTCACCGTAGCCGAAACGTGTGCCGTCCGTCAGGCATACCGACACGCTCATCTTCCCGGGATTCA
The nucleotide sequence above comes from Duncaniella freteri. Encoded proteins:
- the bcp gene encoding thioredoxin-dependent thiol peroxidase, whose translation is MEIGSRIPDMLGIDQNGNEVKLSDYPGRSIALYFYPKDSTSGCTAQACNLRDNYQALIDAGYQVIGVSVDSADSHKKFIAKNSLPFPLITDSDHKLVNEFGVWGEKSMYGRKYMGTFRTTFIISPEGTVTRIISPKEVKTKNHAEQILNTR
- a CDS encoding glutaminase, yielding MDRTIKPSEIKAVVETAYNKYKDFKVAGAAPDPRVSAMNPGKMSVSVCLTDGTRFGYGDTEAAFAIGSMMRIPMYIQLYSQMSPHDLVHKMGKCGISCHSSNVEKPTGLHAKSLRLASLIEPTGDSDGKMAILSDLMISLMGSSPVLDDAMYKANVKANIDNRIENRLAEAGYELYDNATVAIDIVNKLNSMLVTTAQLAEMGATIASDGMNPASQEHVFDSKISESIVAMIAAKGPKSIRRPWLMITGVPAISSFGGGLLAVIPGFGAIATFSPELVNGTIPYKAAFAMKEIVTSLDLNVFASSRVRVAE
- a CDS encoding deoxycytidylate deaminase, producing the protein MDLSGKQEILDKRYLRMARIWAENSYCERRKVGALLVKDRTIISDGFNGTPAGFENICEDADGVTKTYVLHAEANAITKVARSNNSSEGATLYITASPCLDCAKLIIQAGIRRVVFNELYRITDGIDLLNRAGIECRHIPDTH
- a CDS encoding S41 family peptidase, which gives rise to MNNRLKNPGVWMPLALALALVGGMWIGKTFFNNYHGWDSRSKLDTILELINKNYVDEIDTDSILEVSFPEIISHLDPHSVYIPASDLQSVNEELEGSFSGIGISFNMLGDTINVLEVISGGPSEKVGILPGDRIITINDSLVAGQKWTNSKVMSNLRGPKGSTVRLGIKRPTAKELLPYDVKRDDIPVTSIDASYFIDDEVGYIKINKFGATTYSEFLTSMVTLMADGAKRFIIDLRGNGGGFMDHAVLMANEFLPSGSPIVAIKGKNRSRDNATMSDGSGSFKDKELVVLLDEISASASEIFAGAMQDNDRGLIIGRRSFGKGLVQNQLELPDSSALRLTIARYYTPSGRCIQKTYAPGVDYERELLNRFEHGELYSADSIKQDKSLEFTTLHGRTVYGGGGITPDIFVPNDSTGITSYYINVINAGLIPKYTFEYTDANRANLSKSKDGHELLTMLPDDDTLLQNFVNYAQKNGVAPRWYYINLSRDLLVNSLKAMIARNIHGVQGYYEVMNDSDPTVLAALEALNSGKSAFPITDSNAKKDNE
- a CDS encoding 5-formyltetrahydrofolate cyclo-ligase, which encodes MNKDDIRRRIKARKTMLDAAEKNSAAEKVFSILEKTAAFMLADRILMYHSLPDELSTHKFIDRWASKKHFYLPRVNGVNLDILPYDETRLSLGSFQIEEPTGDDTTDINDIELIIVPAVAYDRQGNRVGRGKGYYDRLLTGSKATKIGVGYDFQLIEEGIDTDPHDVRMDVVITESHHIVIRRK